GGTGCCGTCGTTCACGTGGAACATGCCGGTGTCGATCCGCTTGGCGAAGGCGACGCCCCGCTCGATGTTCCCGGTGTGGACGGCGCCGCTCAGGCCGTACGGGGTGTCGTTGACGAGGCGTACGGCCTCCTCCTCGCCGTCGAACGGGACGAGGAAGGCGACCGGGCCGAAGACCTCCTGCTGGAGCAGGGCCGAGTCGGCGGGGACGCCGGTGAGCACCGAGGGCTCGACCAGGTTGTCCGTCGTCGTGCCGTGCACCAGGGCCGTCGCGCCCTCGGCGATCGCCTGCTCGACGGTGGCGGAAATCGACTCCGCCTGGGAGGAGTTGATGACCGGGCCGATGACCGTCTCGGGGTCGCGCGGATCGCCGGCCTTGAGGGTCTTCACCTTGGCCACGAACTTCTCGGTGAACTCGTCCGCGACCGAGCGGTCCACGAGGACCCGGTTGGCGGCCATGCAGACCTGGCCCTGGTGGACGTACCGGCTGAAGACCGCCGCGTCGACCGCGTAGTCGACGTCGGCGTCGTCGAGGACCACCAGCGCGCTGTTGCCGCCGAGTTCGAGGACCGAGCGCTTGAAGAGCGAGGCGCAGACGGTGGCGACGTGGCGGCCGACCTTGTCGGAGCCGGTGAAGGAGATGACCCTCGGGATCGGGTGCTCGATGAAGGCGTCGCCGATCTCCGCGATGTCCGTGATGACGACGTTGAGGAGACCGGCGGGCAGGCCCGCGTCCTCGAAGATCTTCGCGATCAGGGAGCCGCCGCAGATCGGGGTGTTCTGGTGCGGCTTGAGGACCACGCCGTTGCCGAGCGCGAGGGCCGGGGCGACCGACTTGATGGAGAGGAGGAACGGGAAGTTGAAGGGGCTGATGACGCCCACGACGCCGACCGGAACGCGGTAGACGCGGTTCTCCTTGCCGTCCGTGGGCGACGGGATGATCTTGCCCTCGGGGCGCAGCGCCAGGTGGATCGCCTCGCGCAGGAACTCCTTGGCGAGGTGGAGTTCGAAGGCCGCCTTCAGGCGGGTGCCGCCGAGCTCGGCGATGATCACCTCGGTGATCTCCTGCTCGCGGTCCTCTATCAGGCGCAGCGCCTTCTCGAAGACGGCGCGACGGGCGTAGGGGTTGGTCGCGGCCCACTGCCTCTGGGCGCGGGCGGCCGCCTGGTAGGCCTGATCCACCTCGTCGACCGTGGCTATGGTGATCGACGCCAGCTTCTCGCCGTCGTACGGGTTGAAGTCGATGATGTCCCAGGAGCCTGTGCCCGGGCGCCACTCACCGTCGATGTACTGCTGAGCCAGGTCGGTGAAGTAGGACGACATGTGATCCCTCAATCCCTAGCGGACACCCGATCGACTGATCACGGACGCCTGGATCGCCTTGATCGGGCTTGATCGGCTTTGATCGTCTTCACGGTCTGATCACACGTCATCGTACTTGCGTTTCAAGAGAGTTGAAGGAGTCCCCGGAGAAGATCCCGGCTCTCGTCCGGACCCGGACTGTCCTGCTGAAGCTCCTTCAGCGCCTTCTCGTACTGGGCGACGTCCTCGTGCTTGTCGAGGTAGAGCGCGCTGGTGAGCTGTTCCAGGTAGACGACGTCCGAGAGGTCGGACTCGGGGAAGCTGAGGATGGTGAAGGCGCCGGACTCGCCG
Above is a window of Streptomyces sp. DT2A-34 DNA encoding:
- a CDS encoding aldehyde dehydrogenase family protein produces the protein MSSYFTDLAQQYIDGEWRPGTGSWDIIDFNPYDGEKLASITIATVDEVDQAYQAAARAQRQWAATNPYARRAVFEKALRLIEDREQEITEVIIAELGGTRLKAAFELHLAKEFLREAIHLALRPEGKIIPSPTDGKENRVYRVPVGVVGVISPFNFPFLLSIKSVAPALALGNGVVLKPHQNTPICGGSLIAKIFEDAGLPAGLLNVVITDIAEIGDAFIEHPIPRVISFTGSDKVGRHVATVCASLFKRSVLELGGNSALVVLDDADVDYAVDAAVFSRYVHQGQVCMAANRVLVDRSVADEFTEKFVAKVKTLKAGDPRDPETVIGPVINSSQAESISATVEQAIAEGATALVHGTTTDNLVEPSVLTGVPADSALLQQEVFGPVAFLVPFDGEEEAVRLVNDTPYGLSGAVHTGNIERGVAFAKRIDTGMFHVNDGTVHDEPIVPFGGEKHSGLGRLNGETMLDAFTTIKWISVQHGRSGFPF